In Halorientalis sp. LT38, a genomic segment contains:
- the trpG gene encoding anthranilate synthase component II yields MSAARGADDAEAARHRVLFVDNFDSFTYNLVEYVSEHADTEVRRNTVSLADVRAIDPDAIVISPGPGHPANERDVGVTTDVLREVSPDVPTLGVCLGLEAAAYVYGGEVGRAPEPIHGKAFAIDHDGEGVFAGLDQGFQGGRYHSLVATEVPDCFEVTATCESNGEELVMGIRHREHPIECVQFHPESVLTAVGHDVVGNFLEWAAAYEAGD; encoded by the coding sequence ATGAGCGCCGCGCGCGGCGCCGACGACGCGGAGGCGGCCCGCCATCGGGTCCTCTTCGTCGACAACTTCGACTCGTTCACCTACAACCTCGTCGAGTACGTCAGCGAGCACGCCGACACCGAGGTCCGGCGCAACACCGTCTCGCTCGCGGACGTGCGCGCGATCGACCCCGACGCCATCGTGATCAGCCCCGGTCCGGGCCACCCCGCGAACGAGCGGGACGTGGGTGTCACCACCGACGTGCTCCGCGAGGTGAGCCCAGACGTGCCGACGCTGGGGGTCTGTCTCGGGCTGGAGGCCGCGGCGTACGTCTACGGCGGCGAGGTCGGGCGCGCTCCGGAACCGATCCACGGGAAGGCCTTCGCCATCGACCACGACGGCGAGGGCGTCTTCGCCGGCCTCGACCAGGGCTTCCAGGGCGGGCGCTACCACTCGCTGGTCGCGACCGAGGTGCCGGACTGCTTCGAAGTGACCGCGACCTGTGAGAGCAACGGCGAGGAACTGGTGATGGGCATCCGCCACCGCGAGCACCCCATCGAGTGCGTCCAGTTTCACCCCGAGTCGGTCCTGACCGCCGTCGGCCACGACGTCGTGGGGAACTTCCTCGAGTGGGCCGCGGCGTACGAGGCGGGCGATTAG